DNA from Acidobacteriota bacterium:
GCCAGCTTGTGAGCGAAACAGGCAGCTTGTGAGGAAATCGACGACCTTGTGGCCAGCTTGTGAGCCGAACTCACAAGCTGCAACTCGTTTTGATTCTTTCTGTTAGCTGTGGAATCCGTCGAGCTTGCGGCGATTTCGGGAAAAGGTGGGGGTCGTTTTTGTGCGAGAGGATCGGCGCCGGCGCTTCGAGCTTCAGATCGTCCGCTTCCTCGAGCGGATGCGGGTCGCGGGCTTCTCGCCGCGGACGATCGATTCCTACCGCTCGCACATCGGCTTTTTCCTCGCCTGGCTCGACCGGGAGACCAACGTCGAAGAGGTTACGGCCGTGACGCCCGAGATCCTGCACGGCTACCAGACGTGGCTCTACGGCTACACCGACGACGGGGGCCGCGGGCTGGCGATCGCGACACAGGCGGCGAGGCTCAGCGTCGTGCGCGCCTTCTTTCGCTGGCTGGTGAAGACCGACGTGCTGCTGTACGACCCGGCTGCGGGGCTCGAACTGCCGAAGCGCAAGGGCATCCTGCCGCGCTCAGTGCTGACGAAGAAGGAAGTCGAGCGGCTGCTGGCGGCACCCGACGTGACGACGCCGCTCGGCCTACGCGACCGGGCGATGCTCGAGGTGCTGTACTCGACCGGGATCCGTAACGCCGAGCTGCGGGCACTGACCGTCTACGACCTAGACCTTGACCGCGGTCTCGTGCGGATCAACGAGGGCAAGAACGCGAAAGACCGCGTCGTGCCGCTGGGGGAGGTCGCCTGCCGCTGGCTGCGCGAGTACCTCGACGTAGCCAGGCCGAAGCTGCTCGTGCGCGACAACGCCGGCGAGCAGACCGTCTTCCTGTCGAAGAACGGCCGGCCGCTGCTGCCGCTCGGCGTGATCGATCGCATCCGCCGGCTGGCCAAGGCCGCCGGCATCGAGCGACCCGTCACGCCGCACTCCATGCGTCACACCTTCGCCACGCACATGCTCCGCGGCCGCGCCGACATCCGTCACATCCAGGCGATGCTCGGTCACGCCTCGGTGGCCACGACGCAGATCTACACCCGCGTCGAGGTGACGGACCTGAAGACGGTGCACCGGCGCTGCCACCCGCGAGAGAAGCGATGAAGGTGTCAGACGGTTTCACGGAAGGGTCGATCTCGCTCGAAGAGGTCGGCGTCAACGAGCCGATTTGCCGATCCGTGAGCGCTCCTGGAGGCCGATCCGCCGATCTCGGCGCGCTTGTCGAGGCCCACCTGGCCGATGCTCTCGCCCGCGGCCTGGCGCGCGGGACCGTCGCCTATCGACGCGTCTACCTCGGCCAGCTCCTCGTCTGGCTCGAGCGGCGCGACATCACGCAAGCGCGGCAGATCACGCCGGCCGTGCTCGACGACTACCTCGCCCACCTCCGCAAGCGCAAGACGGACTACAACCGTCCCAAAGCGACGTCGCTCAGCGTAAAGACGCTCGCGGCGGAGGCCTCCGTGCTGCGCTCCTTCTTTCGCTGGCTCGCCGCGCGTCGCGTCGTACTCTTCAACCCGGCTGAGG
Protein-coding regions in this window:
- a CDS encoding tyrosine-type recombinase/integrase, which translates into the protein MRRFREKVGVVFVREDRRRRFELQIVRFLERMRVAGFSPRTIDSYRSHIGFFLAWLDRETNVEEVTAVTPEILHGYQTWLYGYTDDGGRGLAIATQAARLSVVRAFFRWLVKTDVLLYDPAAGLELPKRKGILPRSVLTKKEVERLLAAPDVTTPLGLRDRAMLEVLYSTGIRNAELRALTVYDLDLDRGLVRINEGKNAKDRVVPLGEVACRWLREYLDVARPKLLVRDNAGEQTVFLSKNGRPLLPLGVIDRIRRLAKAAGIERPVTPHSMRHTFATHMLRGRADIRHIQAMLGHASVATTQIYTRVEVTDLKTVHRRCHPREKR
- a CDS encoding phage integrase N-terminal SAM-like domain-containing protein, which codes for MKVSDGFTEGSISLEEVGVNEPICRSVSAPGGRSADLGALVEAHLADALARGLARGTVAYRRVYLGQLLVWLERRDITQARQITPAVLDDYLAHLRKRKTDYNRPKATSLSVKTLAAEASVLRSFFRWLAARRVVLFNPAEELRLGNRTRPLPKAVLSEAEVCTLLSAPGRDTLGLRDRAILETLYPSVA